From the genome of Spinacia oleracea cultivar Varoflay chromosome 2, BTI_SOV_V1, whole genome shotgun sequence, one region includes:
- the LOC130467375 gene encoding uncharacterized protein: protein MHSLLSISQFCDKGNSVSFTSENCRIINNDSKKVILEGTRKGNTYTVDLNKVPRNNLTCLSVIEEDPLLWHKRFGHASFSLLDKLRSKELVRGLPSIKFLKDKVCEACAKGKHVRSSFKPKNIVSTTKPLELIHMDLCGPMRIQGRSGKRYVLVIVDDYSRFTWVIFLTSKDETFDEFVAFAKKIQRTTGYQLIHIRSDHGTEFENHKFTEYCKEQGMDHNFSAPRTPQQNGVVERKNRTLEDMARTMLIASSLPRNFWAEAVNTACYIVNRVMIRTLLNKTPYELLKGTTPNISYFRAFGCKCFVHNNGKRNLGKFDDRSDEAVFLGYASNSKAYRVYNKRSMSVEESVHIIFDETNNVNEVQEQENFDIGLIRLTDNDEEDSPAEPHKKDQGIPVQGEQAENQEPRNHTEALEDADWITAMQEELNELEAIRILIAFAAFMGFKLYQMDVKCAFLNGFLEEDVYVEQPPGFENPEFPNHIYKLDKALYGLKQAPRSWYDRLSKFLLQNDFKRGRIDKTLFLKSKRADLLVVQIYVDDILFGATNEILCKEFANLMSSEFEMSMMGELNFFLGLQIKQTKEGIMIHQQKYVKELLKKYEMETAKVNHTPMGTTTRLDEDPRGTSVNQTRYRGMIGSLLYLTASRPDISFSVGLCARFQSNPKESHMTAVKRILRYLKGTDDLCLFYPRSGTFDLRGYADADYAGDLVNRKSTSAEAEYVAAAACCSQILWIKQQLRDFGIIYDCVPIYCDNTSAICISKDPVHHSRVKHIHIRHHFLKDNVEKGLIKLDFCQTENQIADILTKPLSREKHEKMRLELGMIKLR, encoded by the exons ATGCATAGTCTGTTAAGCATCTCACAATTTTGTGATAAAGGAAACTCGGTAAGCTTTACTTCAGAAAATTGTCGAATTATAAACAATGACAGCAAGaaagttattttggaaggaactcgaaaagggaacacatatactGTGGATCTAAACAAagttccaaggaacaacttaacTTGTCTAAGTGTCATTGAAGAAGATCCCCTTTTGTGGCATAAAAGATTCGGACATGCCAGCTTTTCACtacttgacaaactaagatcaaaggagcTAGTAAGAGGGCTACCTTCTATCAAGTTCCTTAAAGATAAAGTTTGTGAAGCCTGTGCCAAAGGAAAACATGTCAGAAGCTCTTTTAAGCCTAAAAACATAGTAAGCacaacaaaaccattggaactcatccatatggacttgtgCGGACCTATGAGAATACAAGgcagaagtgggaaaagatATGTCTTAGTTATAGTTGATGATTACTCACGTTTCACTTGGGTTatttttctaacaagcaaggatgaaacctTTGACGAGTTTGTTGCCTTTGCAAAGAAAATTCAAAGAACCACAGGTTATCAACTCATACATATAAGGTCAGATCATGGAACTGAATTTGAAAATCACAAGTTCactgaatactgcaaggaacaaggtatggatcatAACTTCTCTGCTCCTaggactccacaacaaaatggagtcgtTGAAAGGAAAAACAGAACCTTGGAAGACATGGCTAGAACCATGTTAATTGCTAGTTCCTTACCTAGGAACTTTTGGGCAGAAGCAGTAAATACAGCTTGTTATATTGTCAATAGAGTCATGATTAGAACCTTATTAAACAAGactccctatgagctactaaaaggaaCAACACCTaatatctcttactttagagcctttggatGTAAATGCTTTGTCCATAACAATGGTAAAAGAAACCTAGGGAAATTCGATGATAGAAGTGATGAGGCTGTGTTCCTAGGATACGCCTCAAATAGTAAAGCTTACAGAGTCTATAATAAGCGGTCAATGAGTGTTGAAGAGAGTGTGCacattatttttgatgaaactAACAATGTTAATGAAGTTCAAGAGCAGGAGAATTTCGATATTGGTTTAATTCGCCTTACAGATAATGATGAGGAAGATTCTCCAGCTGAACCACATAAGAAAGATCAAGGAATTCCTGTGCAAggggaacaagcagaaaatcagg agccaagaaatcacaccgaagctctggaagatgctgattGGATAACAGCCATGCAAGAAGAGCTAAATGA attagaagctatAAGAATCTTGATTGCCTTTGCTGCttttatgggttttaaactGTACCAAATGGACGTCAAATGTGCTTTTTTAAATGGTTTTCTAGAAGAAGatgtctatgtggaacaacctcctGGTTTCGAAAATCCTGAATTTCCCAACCACATCTATAAGCTTGATAAAGctctttatggattgaagcaagcgcCTAGATCGTGGTATGATAGATTATCTAAATTCCTTttgcaaaatgattttaaacgaggCAGAATTGacaaaactttatttctaaaatcaaaaCGAGCAGACTTGTTAGTTGTACAAATTtacgttgatgatatattatttggtgcAACTAACGAAATTTTATGCAAGGAATTTGCAAATTTAATGAGCagcgaatttgaaatgagtatgatgggggaactaaATTTCTTCCTCGGtttgcaaatcaaacaaaccaaaGAAGGAATCATGATCCACCAACAGAAATACGTGAAAGAACTCCTCAAAAAGTACGAAATGGAAACTGCCAAAGTGAATCACACACCAATGGGAACAACCACAAGATTAGACGAAGATCCCAGAGGAacaagtgtgaatcaaacaagaTACAGAGGGATGATTGGATCCCTGCTCTACCTAACTGCAAGTAGACCTGACATCTCATTCAGTGTAGGCTTGTGCGCAAGGTTCCAGTCAAACCCAAAGGAGTCTCACATGACTGCTGTAAAGAGGATTCTCAGATAcctcaaaggaacagatgaTCTATGTTTgttctatccaagaagtggaacaTTCGACTTAAGAGGATATGCTGATGCTGACTATGCTGGTGATCTGGTAAATCgtaaaagcacatcag ctgaagctgagtacgtAGCTGCTGCTGCATGTTGCTCTCAAATCCTTTGGATAAAGCAACAGCTAAGGGATTTTGGTATCATATATGACTGTGTTCCGATTTATTGTGATAATACTAGTGCAATATGTATTTCTAAAGATCCAGTTCACCATTCCAGGGTCAAGCACATACACATTAGACACCACTTTCTTAAGGATAATGTAGAAAAAGGTTTAATTAAGTTGGATTTTTGTCAAACAGAAAATCAAATTGCAGATAtcttgactaaacctttaagcagagagaagcacgagaaaatgaGACTGGAActgggaatgatcaagctaagataA
- the LOC130466897 gene encoding uncharacterized protein, which translates to MTGVRNQYERRSKHKHDKQATNPVDTEERNKNERAKETEPVVPQSLLNDIMNNLEDPEHHTNQETEVRTNEKSNDNGNQEQESDLTQGRKETVRDPEDHTNQETEVNTNEKSNDNGNQEQESDLTKGRKETVRFKTKHNLSNRKQVD; encoded by the exons ATGACTGGAGTACGAAACCAATACGAACGACGAAG CAAACACAAACACGACAAACAAGCAACAAATCCAGTCGATACTGAAGA AAGGAATAAGAATGAACGCGCCAAAGAAACGGAGCCAGTTGTCCCGCAATCACTTCTGAACGACATCATGAACAATTTAGA GGATCCCGAACATCAcaccaatcaagaaactgaagtTAGAACCAATGAAAAAAGCAATGataatggaaaccaagaacAAGAGTCTGATCTCACTCAAGGACGGAAAGAGACTGTCAG GGATCCCGAAGATCAcaccaatcaagaaactgaagtTAACACCAATGAAAAAAGCAATGataatggaaaccaagaacAAGAGTCTGATCTCACTAAAGGACGGAAAGAGACTGTCAGGTTTAAGACAAAACATAATCTCTCAAATAGAAAACAAGTAGATTAA
- the LOC110779486 gene encoding uncharacterized protein isoform X1 → MDSAVEDAPLRSVYLGVDVGTGSARAGLFDIEGKLLGFGSCPVQIWKEADCIEQSSTDIWLAVCSAVKSACSLANVDGKEVVGIGFAATCSLVAVDADGSPVTVSWSGDSRRNVIVWMDHRAVKQAERINASNSPVLQYCGGSLSPEMEPPKLLWVKENLKESWSMAFRWMDLSDWLSYRATGDDTRSLCTTVCKWTYLGHAHLEQLDEKNSRDMEACGWDDGFWEEIGLGDLIDGHHAKIGRSVAFPGHSLGSGLTPAAAKELGLEAGTPVGTSLIDAHAGGVGVMESLTASELNCEVDEKEGICHRMVLVCGTSTCHMAVSRSKLFIPGVWGPFWSAMVPQFWLTEGGQSVTGALLDHIIENHVASPHLANCAASQGTTVFALLNKMLESMSQELNAPFLSALSKDIHVLPDFHGNRSPVADPNAKGVVSGLTLDTSEKQLALFYLATVQGIAYGTRHIIEQCNANGHKIDTLLACGGLAKNPLYIQEHADITGYPVILPRENESVLLGAAILGAVAAKEYPSLHEAMKALNAAGQVIHPSKDLNVKKYHDGKYKIFRDLYEKQVSYRSIMAEALA, encoded by the exons ATGGATTCCGCCGTAGAAGACGCCCCTCTCCGCTCCGTCTACCTCGGGGTCGACGTTGGCACTGGCAGCGCTCGCGCAG GTTTGTTTGATATAGAAGGAAAGCTTCTAGGTTTTGGAAGTTGTCCTGTACAAATCTGGAAGGAAGCTGATTGTATTGAG CAATCTTCAACCGATATCTGGCTTGCTGTCTGTTCAGCCGTGAAATCAGCGTGCTCTCTTGCAAATGTAGATGGAAAAGAAGTAGTGGGTATCGGTTTTGCAGCAACATGTTCCCTTG TGGCTGTAGATGCTGATGGGTCACCAGTCACAGTGTCCTGGAGTGGTGATTCTAGAAGAAATGTCATAGTTTGGATGGACCACAGAGCTGTAAAGCAAGCTGAACGGATCAATGCTTCCAACTCACCTGTATTGCAATACTGCGGGGGATCTCTTTCTCCTGAGATGGAGCCACCTAAG CTTTTGTGGGTTAAGGAAAACCTCAAGGAGTCTTGGTCGATGGCTTTTCGGTGGATGGATTTAAGTGACTGGCTGTCCTATAG GGCAACTGGTGACGATACGAGGAGCCTATGCACCACTGTTTGCAAGTGGACATATCTGGGTCACGCACACCTAGAGCAATTGGATGAGAAAAATTCTCGTGATATGGAAGCTTGTGGTTGGGATGATGGCTTTTGGGAGGAGATTGGCTTAGGTGATTTGATCGACGGACATCATGCCAAGATTG GCCGAAGTGTAGCTTTCCCTGGGCATTCTTTGGGCTCTGGTCTAACACCAGCTGCTGCAAAG GAACTGGGTTTGGAAGCAGGCACTCCAGTAGGAACATCTTTGATTGATGCCCATGCTGGTGGGGTTGGGGTCATGGAAAGCCTGACAGCATCTGAACTGAATTGTGAAG TTGATGAGAAGGAAGGAATCTGCCATCGTATGGTCTTGGTTTGTGGAACATCTACTTGCCATATGGCTGTATCTCGCAGCAAGTTGTTTATTCCAGGGGTCTGGGGGCCATTTTGGTCTG CAATGGTACCCCAATTCTGGCTTACAGAGGGCGGCCAAAGTGTCACTGGGGCACTCTTGGATCACATAATTGAAAACCATGTAGCTTCTCCTCACCTAGCCAATTGTGCTGCATCTCAGG GAACTACAGTGTTTGCACTTCTAAACAAGATGTTAGAATCGATGAGTCAGGAGCTAAATGCCCCGTTTCTTTCTGCTCTGTCGAAGGATATTCATGTCCTTCCCGACTTTCATGGGAATAG GTCTCCTGTCGCAGATCCTAATGCAAAAGGGGTGGTCAGTGGTCTTACACTTGACACAAGTGAAAAGCAACTTGCTCTTTTTTATCTTGCCACTGTACAAGGTATTGCATATGGTACACGCCACATCATTGAGCAATGCAATGCCAATGGCCACAAA ATAGACACCCTTCTTGCATGTGGTGGACTAGCAAAGAATCCTTTGTACATACAAGAGCATGCAGATATTACAG GATACCCAGTCATTCTCCCACGGGAAAATGAGTCTGTTCTATTGGGTGCTGCTATTCTTGGTGCTGTTGCAGCGAAGGAATATCCCAGCCTCCATGAGGCAATGAAAGCACTGAATGCAGCGGGCCAG GTCATTCATCCATCTAAAGATCTCAATGTCAAGAAGTACCACGATGGCAAGTATAAGATTTTCCGCGACCTTTATGAAAAACAAGTCTCATATAGGTCCATCATGGCTGAAGCTTTGGCTTAG
- the LOC110779486 gene encoding uncharacterized protein isoform X2 — protein MDHRAVKQAERINASNSPVLQYCGGSLSPEMEPPKLLWVKENLKESWSMAFRWMDLSDWLSYRATGDDTRSLCTTVCKWTYLGHAHLEQLDEKNSRDMEACGWDDGFWEEIGLGDLIDGHHAKIGRSVAFPGHSLGSGLTPAAAKELGLEAGTPVGTSLIDAHAGGVGVMESLTASELNCEVDEKEGICHRMVLVCGTSTCHMAVSRSKLFIPGVWGPFWSAMVPQFWLTEGGQSVTGALLDHIIENHVASPHLANCAASQGTTVFALLNKMLESMSQELNAPFLSALSKDIHVLPDFHGNRSPVADPNAKGVVSGLTLDTSEKQLALFYLATVQGIAYGTRHIIEQCNANGHKIDTLLACGGLAKNPLYIQEHADITGYPVILPRENESVLLGAAILGAVAAKEYPSLHEAMKALNAAGQVIHPSKDLNVKKYHDGKYKIFRDLYEKQVSYRSIMAEALA, from the exons ATGGACCACAGAGCTGTAAAGCAAGCTGAACGGATCAATGCTTCCAACTCACCTGTATTGCAATACTGCGGGGGATCTCTTTCTCCTGAGATGGAGCCACCTAAG CTTTTGTGGGTTAAGGAAAACCTCAAGGAGTCTTGGTCGATGGCTTTTCGGTGGATGGATTTAAGTGACTGGCTGTCCTATAG GGCAACTGGTGACGATACGAGGAGCCTATGCACCACTGTTTGCAAGTGGACATATCTGGGTCACGCACACCTAGAGCAATTGGATGAGAAAAATTCTCGTGATATGGAAGCTTGTGGTTGGGATGATGGCTTTTGGGAGGAGATTGGCTTAGGTGATTTGATCGACGGACATCATGCCAAGATTG GCCGAAGTGTAGCTTTCCCTGGGCATTCTTTGGGCTCTGGTCTAACACCAGCTGCTGCAAAG GAACTGGGTTTGGAAGCAGGCACTCCAGTAGGAACATCTTTGATTGATGCCCATGCTGGTGGGGTTGGGGTCATGGAAAGCCTGACAGCATCTGAACTGAATTGTGAAG TTGATGAGAAGGAAGGAATCTGCCATCGTATGGTCTTGGTTTGTGGAACATCTACTTGCCATATGGCTGTATCTCGCAGCAAGTTGTTTATTCCAGGGGTCTGGGGGCCATTTTGGTCTG CAATGGTACCCCAATTCTGGCTTACAGAGGGCGGCCAAAGTGTCACTGGGGCACTCTTGGATCACATAATTGAAAACCATGTAGCTTCTCCTCACCTAGCCAATTGTGCTGCATCTCAGG GAACTACAGTGTTTGCACTTCTAAACAAGATGTTAGAATCGATGAGTCAGGAGCTAAATGCCCCGTTTCTTTCTGCTCTGTCGAAGGATATTCATGTCCTTCCCGACTTTCATGGGAATAG GTCTCCTGTCGCAGATCCTAATGCAAAAGGGGTGGTCAGTGGTCTTACACTTGACACAAGTGAAAAGCAACTTGCTCTTTTTTATCTTGCCACTGTACAAGGTATTGCATATGGTACACGCCACATCATTGAGCAATGCAATGCCAATGGCCACAAA ATAGACACCCTTCTTGCATGTGGTGGACTAGCAAAGAATCCTTTGTACATACAAGAGCATGCAGATATTACAG GATACCCAGTCATTCTCCCACGGGAAAATGAGTCTGTTCTATTGGGTGCTGCTATTCTTGGTGCTGTTGCAGCGAAGGAATATCCCAGCCTCCATGAGGCAATGAAAGCACTGAATGCAGCGGGCCAG GTCATTCATCCATCTAAAGATCTCAATGTCAAGAAGTACCACGATGGCAAGTATAAGATTTTCCGCGACCTTTATGAAAAACAAGTCTCATATAGGTCCATCATGGCTGAAGCTTTGGCTTAG